A single region of the Deltaproteobacteria bacterium genome encodes:
- a CDS encoding trypsin-like peptidase domain-containing protein, with amino-acid sequence MSRVHRVVLASLVLAAAVPAYAGAPDPRRSLVVNAVDRVKNAVVNVSTQEYVRQRVPGPAGELFESFFHDFYEAQQGGERKLTTNSLGSGLIFDAQGDVLTNFHVIARGARIQVGLADGRELEATVVGTDPDSDLAVLHVSAPNLPAAPLGSSSDLMIGETAIAIGNPFGLSHSVTTGVLSALHRSVRAEGRSFYDFIQTDAAINPGNSGGPLLNINGDVVGINTAIYAEGHGIGFAIPIDRARVLAQEILAHGEVREAWFGLSFSDVTAPGSHGVVVTDVDPASPAAHAGVHAGDVVSALNGSPIQDAEELRYMLRGVPVGLSAQLTVDHAGTASTMALSTAEFPTAAVEELLARRLGLEVSEVARRAGRATAHGVVVRAIHDGSPAAHVGLMPGDVVRAVNSLEVGTLEDFRRAVMRARRGGTAVLLIQRGYTLEQIEFPL; translated from the coding sequence GTGTCGCGCGTGCATCGCGTTGTGCTGGCCAGCCTGGTGCTGGCCGCTGCCGTCCCCGCCTACGCAGGCGCGCCGGATCCGCGGCGCAGCCTGGTGGTCAATGCCGTGGACCGCGTGAAGAACGCGGTGGTGAACGTCTCCACGCAGGAGTACGTGCGCCAGCGCGTGCCCGGGCCCGCGGGCGAGCTGTTCGAGTCGTTCTTCCACGACTTCTACGAGGCGCAGCAGGGCGGCGAGCGCAAGCTCACCACCAACAGCCTGGGCTCGGGGCTGATCTTCGACGCCCAGGGCGACGTGCTCACCAACTTCCACGTGATCGCGCGCGGGGCCCGGATCCAGGTGGGCCTGGCCGACGGCCGCGAGCTCGAGGCCACGGTCGTGGGAACGGATCCGGACTCGGACCTCGCGGTGCTCCACGTGAGCGCGCCCAACCTGCCCGCAGCCCCGCTGGGCAGCTCGAGCGACCTCATGATCGGCGAGACGGCCATCGCCATCGGCAATCCGTTCGGGCTCTCGCACTCGGTGACCACGGGCGTGCTGAGCGCGCTGCACCGCTCGGTGCGCGCCGAGGGCCGCAGCTTCTACGACTTCATCCAGACCGACGCCGCCATCAACCCCGGCAACTCCGGCGGCCCCTTGCTCAACATCAACGGCGACGTGGTGGGCATCAACACCGCCATCTACGCCGAGGGCCACGGCATCGGCTTCGCCATCCCCATCGATCGCGCGCGCGTGCTGGCCCAGGAGATCCTGGCCCACGGCGAGGTGCGCGAGGCGTGGTTCGGCTTGAGCTTCTCGGACGTCACCGCGCCCGGCAGCCATGGGGTGGTGGTGACGGACGTGGACCCCGCCTCGCCGGCGGCCCACGCGGGCGTGCACGCCGGCGACGTGGTGAGCGCGCTCAACGGCAGCCCCATTCAGGACGCGGAGGAGCTGCGCTACATGCTCCGCGGCGTGCCGGTGGGGCTCTCGGCGCAGCTCACCGTGGACCACGCGGGCACCGCGAGCACCATGGCCCTGTCCACGGCCGAGTTCCCGACGGCCGCCGTCGAAGAGCTGCTGGCGCGTCGGCTGGGCCTGGAGGTCTCCGAGGTGGCGCGGCGTGCGGGGCGCGCCACGGCGCACGGCGTGGTGGTGCGAGCGATTCACGACGGCTCGCCCGCGGCGCACGTGGGCCTGATGCCCGGCGACGTGGTGCGCGCGGTGAACTCGCTCGAGGTGGGCACGCTGGAGGACTTCCGTCGGGCGGTGATGCGCGCGCGTCGCGGTGGGACGGCGGTGCTGCTCATCCAGCGCGGGTACACGTTGGAGCAGATCGAGTTCCCCCTCTAG
- the xdhC gene encoding xanthine dehydrogenase accessory protein XdhC — MSPDELHGKLAELAREGRRFVLALVVDTSGSSPQKPGARLALVDDGRLLGTIGGGAIEKQVVDAAQALLDTPSAPPTRLLETHLTHDLGMCCGGSMTVFLERHEPAAMLWLFGAGHVNRALAAAAADVGFRVSVVDEREEWLTAERFPRANRIHEDPKLAARRLDFQARDLVAVATHDHALDEDVLVALAGKPLSYLGCIGSARKAIRFRERLSARGLSPEDVARMQMPMGLDIGAQTPEEIAIAIVAALIRARAAQAARANGPRVVKASD; from the coding sequence ATGTCGCCGGATGAACTGCACGGCAAGCTGGCGGAGCTCGCGCGCGAGGGTCGGCGCTTCGTGCTCGCGCTCGTGGTGGACACCTCGGGCTCGTCGCCGCAGAAGCCGGGCGCGCGGCTCGCGCTCGTCGACGACGGCCGGCTCCTGGGCACCATCGGCGGCGGCGCCATCGAGAAGCAGGTCGTCGACGCCGCCCAGGCCCTGCTCGACACGCCCTCTGCTCCGCCCACGCGCTTGCTGGAGACGCACCTCACGCACGATCTGGGCATGTGCTGCGGCGGCTCCATGACCGTGTTTCTCGAGCGGCACGAGCCGGCAGCGATGCTCTGGCTCTTCGGCGCCGGGCACGTGAACCGTGCGCTCGCGGCAGCTGCAGCCGACGTGGGCTTTCGCGTGTCGGTCGTCGACGAGCGCGAGGAGTGGCTCACGGCCGAGCGCTTCCCGCGCGCGAATCGGATCCACGAGGATCCGAAGCTGGCTGCGCGTCGACTCGATTTTCAAGCGCGCGATCTGGTGGCGGTGGCCACGCACGACCACGCGCTCGACGAAGACGTGCTGGTCGCGCTCGCGGGAAAGCCGCTCTCGTACCTGGGCTGCATCGGCAGCGCGCGAAAAGCGATCCGCTTTCGGGAGCGGCTCTCGGCGCGCGGGCTCTCGCCGGAGGACGTGGCGCGCATGCAGATGCCCATGGGCCTCGACATCGGCGCGCAGACGCCCGAAGAGATCGCCATCGCCATCGTGGCCGCGCTGATCCGTGCGCGAGCCGCGCAGGCAGCGCGCGCGAATGGGCCGCGCGTGGTCAAGGCGAGCGATTAA
- a CDS encoding glycerophosphodiester phosphodiesterase, whose amino-acid sequence MRGVDRVVRTYPRAPGRPLVFGHRGASARAPENTIESFQLAQAEGADGVELDVMVCGSGEVVVCHDLWLDRLANAHVCVVEASLAELRTHNVAAYMPAWRPRAQIPILEEVLEALPSLRVNIELKDSRWVDGGLARKVARIVKDLRAEDRVVLSSFNPLELVRARLFSPTLPQGFLYEQDGPVWAQGALIGPLSLAQAVHPEHVLIDEMRVRAWHAAGFAVWTWTVDEPARARTLASWGVDGIITNTPRELLQVLAG is encoded by the coding sequence ATGCGCGGCGTCGACCGCGTGGTGCGGACCTACCCGCGCGCGCCCGGCCGGCCGCTCGTGTTTGGACATCGTGGCGCGAGCGCGCGCGCACCCGAGAACACCATCGAGTCGTTCCAGCTCGCCCAGGCCGAAGGCGCCGACGGTGTGGAGCTCGACGTGATGGTCTGCGGCTCCGGCGAGGTGGTGGTCTGTCACGACCTCTGGCTCGATCGGCTCGCGAACGCGCACGTGTGCGTGGTGGAGGCTTCGCTCGCGGAGCTGCGCACGCACAACGTCGCCGCGTACATGCCCGCGTGGAGGCCGCGCGCCCAGATCCCGATTCTGGAGGAAGTGCTCGAGGCGCTGCCTTCACTGCGGGTGAACATCGAGCTCAAGGACAGCCGCTGGGTGGACGGCGGGCTGGCTCGAAAAGTCGCGCGCATCGTGAAGGACCTGCGCGCCGAAGATCGCGTGGTGCTCTCGTCGTTCAATCCGCTGGAGCTCGTCCGCGCGCGACTCTTCTCTCCGACGCTGCCGCAGGGATTTCTCTACGAGCAGGATGGGCCGGTCTGGGCGCAGGGCGCACTCATCGGGCCGTTGTCGCTCGCACAGGCTGTGCATCCGGAGCACGTGCTCATCGATGAGATGCGGGTCCGTGCCTGGCACGCTGCCGGCTTCGCCGTCTGGACCTGGACCGTGGACGAGCCCGCGCGCGCGCGCACGCTCGCAAGTTGGGGCGTGGACGGGATCATCACCAACACGCCGCGCGAGCTGCTCCAGGTGCTCGCAGGCTGA
- a CDS encoding citrate synthase family protein: MAKVDQRGFDNQPKKSPRPAGRVGAEGDGARQPVSGTGSDEVLLTAAEAVRFLNIKKPTLYAYVSRGLVRSVTGEGRRARKYVKSDLERLRVRQEARSGHGPVAAAALRWGEPVLESAISDIGPGGPRYAGHAATTLAARGVSFERVAELLWTLRLPEEEVRWPQVDAGLPRTLWTALIPKGTPPSAALSAIVAALAVRDPDRFGAPQLQELARSRTLIRRMVASLAMAREPNALEKTLQAESIAESLGAAVGAPSTRAATELLNLALVLWADHELNASTFTARVTASAGADLYACVGAALGTHSGTRHGGSVDRVEALIEEIGRPERVREVVRARLARGEVVDGFGHLLYPHGDPRAVPLLQAAHDHAPRNLGVRTVLALVAAGRERGEHPNVDLATVAVGKALGLARGQSMALFAIGRSAGWVAHILEQRTQKFLVRPRARYVGP, translated from the coding sequence ATGGCCAAGGTTGATCAACGTGGATTCGACAATCAACCTAAGAAGTCCCCGAGACCCGCCGGTCGCGTCGGCGCCGAAGGCGACGGGGCTCGGCAACCGGTCTCGGGGACGGGGTCGGACGAGGTTCTGCTCACTGCCGCGGAGGCGGTGCGCTTCCTCAACATCAAAAAGCCCACGCTCTACGCGTACGTGAGCCGCGGTCTGGTCCGCAGCGTGACCGGCGAAGGTCGGCGCGCGCGGAAGTACGTGAAGAGCGATCTGGAGCGACTCCGGGTTCGCCAGGAGGCGCGCTCGGGACACGGCCCGGTCGCCGCGGCCGCGCTCCGCTGGGGCGAGCCGGTGCTCGAGTCGGCCATCTCCGACATCGGCCCGGGCGGTCCGCGCTACGCCGGTCACGCCGCCACGACGCTCGCCGCGCGCGGCGTCTCCTTCGAGCGCGTGGCCGAGCTGCTCTGGACGCTGCGCTTGCCCGAAGAAGAGGTCCGCTGGCCTCAGGTGGACGCGGGGCTGCCGCGCACGCTTTGGACGGCGTTGATTCCCAAAGGCACGCCGCCATCGGCTGCGCTCTCGGCGATCGTGGCGGCGCTCGCGGTGCGCGATCCGGATCGGTTCGGCGCGCCGCAGCTCCAGGAGCTCGCGCGCTCGCGAACGCTGATTCGACGAATGGTCGCGTCGCTGGCCATGGCGCGTGAGCCGAACGCGTTGGAGAAGACGCTGCAAGCGGAGAGCATCGCCGAGTCGCTGGGCGCGGCCGTGGGCGCGCCGTCGACGCGCGCGGCGACCGAGTTGCTGAACCTCGCGCTGGTGCTCTGGGCCGACCACGAGCTCAACGCCTCGACGTTCACCGCGCGCGTCACCGCCTCTGCGGGCGCGGACCTCTACGCCTGCGTGGGCGCAGCGCTGGGCACGCACTCCGGCACGCGGCACGGAGGCAGCGTGGATCGCGTGGAGGCGCTCATCGAAGAGATCGGCCGGCCGGAGCGCGTGCGCGAGGTGGTGCGCGCGCGGCTCGCGCGCGGCGAGGTCGTCGACGGCTTCGGGCACCTGCTCTATCCCCACGGCGATCCGCGCGCGGTGCCTCTGCTCCAGGCCGCGCACGATCACGCGCCGCGCAACCTCGGCGTGCGCACCGTGCTCGCGCTGGTCGCTGCGGGTCGCGAGCGCGGCGAGCACCCGAACGTGGATCTCGCGACCGTCGCCGTCGGAAAAGCGCTCGGGCTCGCGCGCGGACAGTCGATGGCGCTCTTCGCCATTGGCCGAAGCGCGGGCTGGGTGGCGCACATCCTCGAGCAGCGCACGCAGAAGTTCCTGGTGCGGCCGCGGGCGCGCTACGTCGGGCCTTAA
- a CDS encoding PAS domain-containing protein, with translation MLPLDPQNAALGPLDDAPVAAGVFDAALACLHANRALRELSGSGSGSASGRSLPQLLPHLAPELEPLLRRALIEGLPTTGMAGPYRARAWLQRGRGLVLWLEASELDEKPSPARLVEHVPAAAAVVSGPELRYLAANARWISLVGRAELLGRSAWTAHLHLAGQGLWTAVERARRRRERVEALEVPFRIDRNGDEPVEGVLELDCEPLEGQDAVRMVALDVTERVRSRRRAEHLAAELERTEDLLRVGAIEAGALVWTADEAGGLLSSPSWEAFTGLAPARLEGQGWLASVHPEDRRATERAWALAVRAGAPFVHQARFRRSDGAFVVLALQARPKLGDDGTMRGWLGTALDVTARLALDERALQLERASTDLASAVELGEVLDALARAAVPGLASAALVDAVEGTRLLAARAIASRGGRAMLEHLEGDASGGELARLARASGRPQRATEPPVFAGLGSDVPQSALAVPLCARGRCLAVLTLVDFSRRRFGDEVLRAAEELGRRAALALDHALLLREAQTAARVRDELLAGVSHELRTPLTAILGWSRLLRIKGKDPDALERGLAIIERNAQAQATLVDELIAASRAASGRLHLEPELLDPAAALASAVAAVRPAALARGVELAFSPPDAALAVQGDPVRLQQALWNVLSGAVRGASSGARLVAQARSDCGAVLLSVEDTLPASDARLPRGFDLSLQLAQRIAELHGGGLQLEDTGRVTLLLPAQPPPAPPVASLALASAVRLDGLAVLVVDEDADQRGALAELLAGRGAEVAVAASEREARGLLRTSLAAVVSALPELEAGFPELVAGEGPQLVTIRERVEPGALVGALAALAGKPARACVRARSRFG, from the coding sequence ATGTTGCCCCTGGATCCACAGAATGCAGCGCTCGGGCCGCTGGACGACGCGCCGGTGGCCGCGGGCGTCTTCGACGCCGCGCTGGCGTGTCTCCACGCCAACCGTGCGCTGAGAGAGCTGAGCGGATCCGGATCCGGCTCCGCTTCGGGGCGCTCGCTGCCCCAGCTCTTGCCCCACCTGGCGCCCGAGCTCGAGCCGCTGCTCCGCCGCGCGCTCATCGAGGGACTCCCCACCACGGGCATGGCGGGGCCGTACCGCGCGCGGGCTTGGCTGCAGCGCGGCCGTGGCCTGGTGCTCTGGCTGGAGGCCAGCGAGCTCGACGAGAAGCCTTCGCCGGCTCGGCTGGTGGAGCACGTGCCCGCGGCGGCGGCGGTGGTCAGCGGGCCGGAGCTGCGCTACCTCGCGGCCAATGCGCGCTGGATATCGCTGGTCGGCCGCGCGGAGCTCCTCGGCCGCAGCGCCTGGACGGCGCACCTGCACCTCGCCGGTCAGGGCCTGTGGACGGCGGTGGAGCGCGCGCGGCGCCGACGCGAGCGGGTGGAGGCGCTGGAGGTTCCGTTCCGCATCGACCGCAATGGAGACGAGCCGGTGGAGGGCGTGCTCGAGCTCGATTGCGAGCCGCTCGAAGGACAGGACGCGGTTCGGATGGTGGCTCTCGACGTCACCGAGCGCGTGCGCAGCCGGCGACGTGCGGAGCACCTCGCCGCCGAGCTCGAGCGGACCGAAGACCTCCTGCGTGTGGGCGCCATCGAGGCCGGCGCGCTGGTGTGGACGGCGGACGAGGCCGGCGGGCTGCTCTCGTCGCCGAGCTGGGAGGCGTTCACCGGGCTCGCGCCGGCGCGGCTGGAAGGGCAGGGCTGGCTCGCGTCGGTACACCCCGAAGATCGCCGCGCCACCGAGCGCGCGTGGGCCCTGGCCGTTCGCGCGGGCGCTCCCTTCGTGCACCAGGCCCGCTTCCGCCGCAGCGACGGCGCGTTCGTGGTGCTCGCGCTTCAGGCCCGGCCGAAACTCGGAGACGACGGCACGATGCGCGGCTGGCTGGGCACCGCGCTGGACGTGACCGCGCGCCTCGCGCTCGACGAACGCGCGCTCCAGCTCGAGCGGGCCAGCACCGATCTCGCGAGCGCCGTCGAGCTCGGCGAGGTGCTCGACGCGCTCGCCCGCGCGGCCGTGCCGGGCCTGGCGTCGGCGGCTTTGGTGGATGCCGTGGAGGGCACGCGGCTCCTGGCGGCGCGGGCGATCGCCTCGCGGGGTGGGCGCGCGATGCTCGAGCACCTCGAGGGCGACGCGTCGGGAGGCGAGCTGGCGCGGCTGGCGCGCGCGAGCGGACGGCCGCAGCGCGCCACGGAGCCGCCGGTGTTCGCGGGGCTGGGCAGCGACGTCCCGCAGTCGGCCCTGGCAGTGCCGCTCTGTGCGCGCGGTCGTTGCCTGGCGGTGCTCACGTTGGTGGACTTCTCGCGCCGCCGGTTCGGCGACGAGGTGTTGCGCGCCGCCGAGGAGCTCGGACGCCGCGCCGCGCTCGCGCTGGATCACGCGCTGCTGCTCCGCGAGGCGCAGACCGCGGCGCGCGTGCGCGACGAGCTCCTGGCCGGTGTCTCGCACGAGCTGCGCACGCCGCTCACGGCAATCCTGGGGTGGTCGCGGCTCTTGCGCATCAAGGGCAAGGACCCGGACGCGCTCGAGCGCGGGCTGGCCATCATCGAGCGCAATGCCCAGGCCCAAGCCACCCTCGTCGACGAGCTCATCGCCGCCTCGCGCGCGGCGTCGGGGCGGCTGCACCTCGAGCCGGAGCTCCTGGATCCGGCGGCGGCGCTGGCTTCGGCGGTGGCGGCGGTGCGGCCGGCTGCGCTCGCGCGCGGCGTGGAGCTCGCCTTCAGCCCGCCGGACGCCGCGCTGGCGGTGCAGGGCGATCCGGTCCGGCTGCAGCAGGCGCTGTGGAACGTGCTCTCGGGCGCGGTGCGAGGCGCGTCGTCGGGCGCGAGGCTGGTGGCGCAGGCCCGGTCCGATTGCGGGGCGGTGCTGCTCTCGGTGGAGGACACGCTCCCGGCCAGCGACGCGCGACTCCCGCGCGGGTTCGACCTCTCACTTCAGCTCGCGCAGCGCATCGCCGAGCTGCACGGCGGCGGGCTCCAGCTCGAGGACACCGGCCGGGTGACGTTGCTCCTTCCCGCTCAGCCGCCGCCTGCGCCGCCGGTTGCTTCGCTCGCGCTCGCGTCGGCGGTGCGGCTCGATGGGCTCGCGGTGCTCGTGGTCGACGAGGACGCGGATCAGCGCGGGGCCCTCGCGGAGCTCCTCGCGGGGCGAGGCGCGGAGGTGGCCGTGGCCGCGTCGGAGCGCGAGGCGCGCGGGCTGCTTCGCACCTCGCTGGCTGCGGTGGTGAGCGCGCTTCCGGAGCTCGAGGCCGGGTTTCCGGAGTTGGTCGCCGGCGAAGGTCCGCAGTTGGTCACGATTCGCGAGCGCGTCGAGCCCGGGGCGCTGGTGGGTGCGCTGGCGGCGCTTGCAGGAAAGCCCGCGCGGGCGTGCGTCCGCGCGCGGAGCCGCTTCGGCTAG
- a CDS encoding HAD family hydrolase gives MAGPAVAAFWDLDGTLIDGAVTGYLVRHLVARGQMQKRRLAVMAAYNVLYKLNLLTAEGIHRAASDLVVGWKVDEAERVMAQVMDEHVQRNVWAEAVDRIRWHKSQGHVQAVVTGGPEYAARLLAERLGIEHVLASRTPVRDGRIAADFSPEDLCFGEAKVGRVRTFAAERNVDLSQSYAYSDSRSDLPMLREVGHAHAVNPQWLLSRRARREGIPVLRWRMRVAS, from the coding sequence ATGGCCGGGCCGGCAGTCGCAGCTTTCTGGGATCTCGACGGGACGCTCATCGACGGAGCGGTCACCGGCTATCTGGTGCGCCACCTCGTCGCGCGCGGGCAGATGCAGAAGCGTCGGCTCGCGGTGATGGCCGCGTACAACGTGCTCTACAAGCTGAACCTGCTCACCGCCGAGGGCATCCACCGCGCGGCGAGCGACCTCGTCGTGGGCTGGAAGGTCGACGAGGCCGAGCGGGTGATGGCCCAGGTGATGGACGAGCACGTTCAGCGCAACGTCTGGGCGGAGGCCGTCGACCGGATCCGCTGGCACAAGTCGCAGGGCCACGTGCAGGCCGTGGTCACCGGCGGCCCGGAGTACGCCGCGCGCCTGCTCGCGGAGCGCCTGGGCATCGAGCACGTGCTCGCCTCCCGCACGCCCGTTCGCGACGGCCGCATCGCCGCCGACTTCTCGCCCGAGGATCTCTGCTTCGGCGAGGCGAAGGTCGGTCGGGTGCGCACCTTCGCGGCCGAGCGCAACGTGGACCTCTCGCAGAGCTACGCCTACTCCGACTCGCGCAGTGATCTGCCCATGCTCCGCGAGGTGGGCCACGCGCACGCGGTGAATCCGCAGTGGCTGCTCTCGCGGCGCGCGCGTCGCGAGGGAATCCCGGTCTTGCGGTGGCGCATGCGCGTCGCCAGCTGA
- a CDS encoding citrate synthase/methylcitrate synthase, producing METRSAKPSSNGLEGVVAAETRLSDVDGERGKLTIAGHDVERLALAATFEDACALLADGHLPDAAGRARWKAQLGQARVEAFAQLEKLGDALDQPDGMDALRSAVAHLRPGDRGTLSEAARVIGATSYFAAAWARKQAGLPALAPDPDRSAASDYLRLVRGAEPSPAEVQGLDAYLVTVVDHGMNASTFTARVVASTGSDRVSAIVAALGALKGPLHGGAPGPVLDMLDAVGSPARAEAWLEAELKAGRRIMGMGHRIYRVRDPRAAVLERAIERLEKSGTSTGRLALARAVEQAAEGALRARHPDRPLAANVEFYTAVLLDTLGLPRTLFSPTFAVGRVAGWSAHVDEQRAVGKLIRPQSKYVGPLPS from the coding sequence ATGGAAACGCGAAGCGCAAAGCCCAGCAGCAATGGACTGGAGGGCGTGGTGGCCGCAGAGACGCGGCTCTCGGACGTCGACGGCGAGCGGGGCAAGCTCACCATCGCCGGCCACGACGTGGAACGGCTCGCCCTGGCGGCCACGTTCGAGGACGCCTGCGCGCTCCTCGCGGACGGCCACCTCCCCGACGCCGCCGGGCGTGCGCGCTGGAAGGCGCAGCTCGGGCAGGCGCGCGTGGAGGCGTTCGCGCAGCTCGAGAAGCTCGGCGACGCGCTCGATCAACCCGATGGCATGGACGCGCTTCGCTCGGCCGTGGCGCACCTGCGTCCGGGCGATCGCGGGACGCTCAGCGAGGCCGCGCGGGTCATCGGCGCCACGTCGTACTTCGCGGCGGCGTGGGCCCGGAAGCAGGCGGGGCTGCCCGCGCTCGCACCGGATCCGGATCGGTCCGCGGCCAGCGACTACCTGCGCCTGGTGCGCGGCGCCGAGCCTTCGCCCGCTGAAGTTCAGGGGCTCGACGCGTATCTGGTGACCGTCGTGGACCACGGCATGAACGCCTCGACGTTCACCGCGCGTGTGGTCGCGAGCACCGGCTCGGATCGCGTGAGCGCGATCGTGGCCGCGCTGGGCGCGCTCAAGGGACCGCTGCACGGCGGCGCGCCCGGGCCGGTCCTGGACATGCTCGACGCTGTCGGTTCTCCCGCGCGCGCCGAGGCGTGGCTCGAGGCGGAGCTGAAGGCCGGCCGGCGCATCATGGGCATGGGGCACCGCATCTATCGCGTACGCGATCCGCGCGCGGCGGTGCTGGAGCGGGCCATCGAACGGCTCGAAAAGAGCGGGACGTCCACCGGCCGGCTCGCGTTGGCGCGCGCGGTGGAGCAAGCGGCCGAGGGGGCATTGCGCGCGCGCCATCCGGATCGCCCGCTCGCGGCGAACGTGGAGTTCTACACCGCGGTGCTGCTCGACACGCTCGGCCTGCCGCGCACGCTCTTCTCGCCCACGTTCGCGGTGGGGCGCGTGGCGGGTTGGAGCGCGCACGTCGACGAGCAGCGCGCCGTGGGCAAGCTGATTCGGCCGCAGAGCAAGTACGTCGGTCCGTTGCCGAGCTAG
- a CDS encoding ABC transporter permease: MAPGERARPDAARRGSIQGFERAPPGPAARSTSHGPRLLRQDAPRVTKLWHFIRTSFSGLRQTPFVHGVAVLTLAVALFAGALARAAQAAVDGVLGNLGTEVEVTLYLAESATPAEVESVRVQTERESGGVAKLVSPDEALARLRQELGGDGEVLDGLPENPLPRTIELQPPPGPPQAQKLRELSARWSHLPQVTGVDYGREWIDRLASLRHALTLGAAVALALVLLAAVVVVAATLQLGMYARRDEIEIQKLVGATDAFVRTPYVLEGLLQGLLGAALAVAGLYLCRALLGPLVMQSLEGLGHFPPGVSLTTPRLLGEVVATGVALGVLGSAIAVGRFLRV, translated from the coding sequence ATGGCACCAGGCGAAAGGGCCAGACCCGACGCGGCCCGTCGTGGCTCCATCCAGGGGTTCGAGCGTGCGCCGCCCGGTCCGGCCGCACGAAGCACGAGCCACGGTCCACGGCTTTTAAGGCAAGATGCTCCGCGCGTGACCAAGCTCTGGCACTTCATCCGCACGTCGTTCTCCGGCCTGCGCCAGACGCCGTTCGTCCACGGCGTGGCGGTGCTCACCCTCGCGGTGGCGCTCTTCGCGGGCGCGCTGGCCCGCGCGGCGCAAGCGGCAGTGGACGGCGTGCTCGGCAACCTCGGCACCGAGGTGGAGGTCACGCTCTACCTCGCCGAGAGCGCCACGCCGGCCGAGGTGGAGAGCGTGCGCGTGCAAACCGAGCGCGAGTCGGGCGGCGTGGCAAAGCTGGTCTCACCGGACGAGGCGCTCGCGCGGCTGCGCCAGGAGCTCGGCGGCGACGGCGAGGTGCTCGACGGCCTGCCTGAAAATCCGCTGCCGCGCACCATCGAGCTGCAGCCGCCGCCCGGGCCGCCGCAGGCTCAGAAGCTCCGCGAGCTCTCCGCGCGCTGGTCGCACCTGCCGCAGGTGACCGGCGTGGACTACGGCCGCGAGTGGATCGACCGCCTCGCCTCGCTGCGACACGCGCTCACCCTGGGTGCCGCGGTGGCGCTCGCGCTGGTGCTGCTCGCAGCGGTGGTGGTGGTCGCGGCCACGCTGCAGCTGGGCATGTACGCGCGCCGCGACGAGATCGAGATCCAGAAGCTCGTGGGCGCGACGGACGCGTTCGTGCGCACGCCCTACGTGCTCGAGGGTCTCTTGCAGGGCCTGCTCGGCGCCGCGCTGGCGGTGGCCGGGCTGTACCTCTGTCGCGCGCTGCTCGGGCCGCTGGTGATGCAGAGCCTGGAGGGGCTGGGGCATTTCCCGCCGGGCGTGTCGCTGACCACGCCGCGGCTGCTGGGCGAAGTGGTGGCCA
- a CDS encoding DUF1844 domain-containing protein, which translates to MGSSEAPNPHELPVTFGTFVVSLASSAAFALGEAPHPESGQTQQDLPLAKQTIDLLALLQEKTRGNLTDEEQKLLEAVLYDLRLRFVQASKK; encoded by the coding sequence GTGGGGAGCAGCGAGGCGCCGAACCCGCACGAGCTGCCGGTCACGTTCGGGACGTTCGTGGTGAGCCTGGCCTCGAGCGCCGCGTTCGCCCTGGGCGAGGCGCCGCACCCCGAGAGCGGCCAGACGCAGCAGGACCTGCCCCTCGCCAAGCAGACCATCGATCTCCTCGCGCTCTTGCAGGAGAAGACCCGCGGCAACCTCACCGACGAGGAGCAGAAGCTGCTCGAGGCGGTGCTCTACGACCTGCGGCTGCGCTTCGTGCAGGCGTCGAAGAAGTAG